Part of the Trueperaceae bacterium genome, TCGCGCCGAAGCGGAAGCGCCGACCGCCCTTGTAGGTCTTGGCGGTGCGCCGGATGAAGATCACCTTGTCTTCGAAATCGGTGTCGGCCATCAGAACTCCAGTCCTCCCTCGCGGGCGGCGTCGGCGAGCGCCTTGACGCGGCCGTGGTAGCGGTACGGGCCTCGGTCGAACACGACGCGGGTCACGCCCGCCTCCCGGGCGCGTTCGGCGAGGGCCTTGCCGACCTCGCCGGCCTGCGCGGTCTTGGTGCCCTTCGCGCCGAGCGCTTTGCTGTTCGCTTCGGCCAACGTCCGGCCGGTGCGGTCGTCGATGACTTGGGCGTAGATGTAGCGCGCGCTGCGGAACACCGACAGGCGCATGCGGCCGTTGTCGACCGGCGTGCGGATGTTGCGCCGCGTGCGGAAGGTACGGCGTCGTTTGGCGGTCATCACGTTCATGCGGGGCCTCCCCTCCGAGGTCAGCGGGACGCGGCTTTGCCGGCCTTGAGACGGACGCGTTCGCCCTGGTAGCGAACGCCTTTGCCGTGGTAGCTGTCCGGCGGCCGGACCGCGCGGATGTCCGCGGCGACCTGCCCGACGAGCTGCTTGTCGATGCCGCTCACCTCGATCTTCGTGGGTTCCGGCGCCTGGATCGTGACGCCCTCGGGGGCGGCGATGATCACGGGGTGCGAGTACCCGACGAGGAGCTCGAGGTCGTTGCCCTGCATCTGGCAGCGGTAGCCGACGCCCTGGATCTCCAGGGTCTTCGTGAAGCCTTCGCTGACGCCGGCGACGGCGTTGGCGACCAGGGCCCGAGCGAGCCCGTGCTGGGCGCGATCACTGGGGTGGTCGCTGGGGCGCGCGAACGTCAGGACGCCGTCGCTCTCCTCCATCGTGATGCGCGCGGAGATCGGCGCCTCGAGGCGGCCCTTGGGCCCCTCGACGTGCACGACGTCGCCGTCGCGGCGGACCGTCACGCCAGCCGGGAGGGGGATCGGGTACAGGCCGACGCGGCTCATCACCACACCTCGCAGACGACTTCGCCGCCGACGCCTTGGCGGCGGGCGTCGCGGTCGGCCATCAGGCCGCGGGAGGTGGAGACGACGGCGACGCCCAACCCGCCGCGGACGACGGGGACGTCCTTCGACTTCGAGTAGGCGCGCCGTCCGGGCTTCGAGACGCGGGTCATCTCGTGGATGATCGGCGTGCGCTTCGGGCCGTACTTGAGCGCGATGCGGAGGTTCGGGTGGCCGTTCGCGTCGACCTCCTCGAGGCCGGCGAGGTAGCCCTCGTCGACGAGGAGTTTCGCGAGCGCGCGCTTGAACTTGCTGGCGGGGACGTCCACGTGCGCGTGGCCCACGGCCACGGCGTTGCGGATGCGGTTCAACATGTCTGCGATCGGATCAGAGTGCACGTTTGCCTCCGTCGGAGTTGGTCCCGGCGGCTGTGTCGCCGGCCATCACCCCTGGGGTGTCGAGTCTCGGGTGTCTACCAGCTCGATTTCGTCACGCCGGGAAGGTAGCCCTTGTGGGCCATCTCCCGCATGCAGATGCGGCACAGGCCGAAGTCCCGCAGGTACCCGCGGGTCCGCCCGCAGCGGCTGCACCGCCGCACGGCGCGCGCGGAGAATTTGGGCGTCCGCTTGGACGCGGCGATTTTGGCTTTGGTGGCCACGCTTCCCCCTACTTCCGGAACGGCATGCCGAGCAGCTCGAGGAGGCTGCGCGCTTCCTCGTCGGTCTCGGCACTGGTGACGATGACCACGTCGAGGCCGCGGACGGCGTCGACGGAGTCGTAACTGAGTTCGGGGAACACGAGTTGCTCGCGAATCCCGAGGCTGTAGTTGCCGCGGCCGTCGAAGGCGTTGGCGCTGATGCCGCGGAAGTCCCGCACGCGGGGCAACGCGACGTTGATGAGTTTGTCGAGGAACGCCCACATGCGTTCCCGCCGCAACGTGACCTTCAGGCCGACCGGCATGCCGGTGCGGACCTTGAAGTTCGACACCGACTTCTTGGCCTTCGTCACGACCGGGCGCTGCAGCGCGACCTTCGCGAGGTCGTCCGCGGCGCGGTCGAGGACCTTGCGGTCGTCGCGCGCGTCGCCGACCCCCATGTTGAGGACGATCTTCTCGACGCGCGGCACCGCCATGGGGTTGGCGTAGCCGTGCCGCTCGGTCAGGTCCGAACGGATCGCTTGGTACTTCGCCTTGATCGGCAGGTCGATGCGTTCCACCGCCGCGCTCTCCGCCTCAGCCATCGAGAACCACTCCGCTCTTGCGCGCGACGCGACGCTTCACGCCGTCCTCGCCCACCTGCACGCCGACGCGGGTGGGTTCCCCCGTCTGCGGGTCGAGGAGCTGGACGTTGCTGACGTCGATCGGCGCCTCCTGCTCCCGGAACCCGCCGCGCGGGTTCTCCTGCGTCGGACGCAACGCCTTCTTGATGACGTTGACGCCCTCGACGACGATACGGCCCGCATCGCGGCGCACGTCGATGACCTCCCCTTCGAGGCCCTTGTGCTTCCCGGCGATCACCCGGACGGTGTCGCCCTTCTTGAGGCGGATCCTGCCGGCCATCACAGCACCTCCGGCGCGAGCGACACGATGCGCATGAAGCGCTTCTCCCGCAACTCCCGCGCGACGGGCCCGAACACGCGCGTCCCGCGCGGCTCGTTCTGGGGGTTGACGAGGACGGCGGCGTTTCCGTCGAAGCGGATCGACGAGCCGTCCTTGCGGTTGATCTCCTTCTTGGTGCGGACCACCACGGCGCGGACCACTTCGCCCTTCTTGACCTGGCCCTGCGGAATGGCGTCCTTCACCGAGGCGACGATCAGGTCGCCCACGCCGCCGACGAACTGTTGCCCGGTGCCGAGCACGCGGATGCACTGGATCCGGCGGGCTCCGGAGTTGTCGGCGACGTCGAGGAAGGTTTCCTGTTGAATCACGATGCCTCCGGGCGCGTCAGCTGCGCGCCTTCTCCAGAAGTTTCGTGACGACGAAGCGCTTGCGCTTGCTGACGGGGCGCGCGCTCGTGAGCTCCACGAGGTCGCCGACGCCGTACGCGTTCGTTTCGTCGTGCGCGAGGTACTTCTTGTTCGAACTCACGACCTTGCCGTAGAGCGGGTGCTTGAAGCGCCGCTCGACCGAGACGGTCACCGTCTTGTCCGCCGCGTCGGAGACGACGCGTCCCTGCAGGACCTTCTTCATGCCTGGCTCCCGTTCCGCGCCCGGGTCTCGTTGGCCACGGTCAGCAGCCGCGCGATTTCACGCTTCGCCTCCCGAATGCGCCGCGGGTTGCTCGCCTGACCGACCGCCGCCTGAAAGCGGAGGTCGAGCAGTTCCGCTCGCCGCTGCGCGACCTCGGCCTCGATCTCCTCGAGCGTCAGGTTGCGCACCTCATTGGGCTTCATCGTAGATCTCCCGCTTCACCATCTTCGTCGCGATCGGCAGTTTGTGCCCCGCGAGGCGGAACGCCTCGCGCGCCTGCTCCTCGGTGACGTTGGCGACCTCGAACAGGATGCGTCCCGGCTTGACGACCGCCACCCAGAACTCCACGGCGCCCTTCCCCTTCCCCATGCGAACCTCCTGGGGCTTCTTGGTGATGGGCTTGTCGGGGAAGATGCGGATGTAGATCTTGCCGCCGCGCTTGAAGTAGCGGCTCATCGTGATGCGGCACGCCTCGATCTGGTTCGACTTGATCCAGGCGGGCTCCGTCGCGACGAGCGCGTAGTCGCCGAACGCGACGTAGTCGCCGCCGGTCGTCGCGCCCCGCATGCGGCCGCGGAACTGCTTGCGGTACTTGACGCGCTTCGGGAGCAGCATCAGCCGTCCCTCCGCACGCGACGGCGGCCGCCGCCCTTCTCGTCGCGGCGGCGTCCGGGACGGCGCCGCTTCTTCTTGTCCTCGTCGCTCCGCGCGCGCGGCAGCACCGCCGCCTGACGCTTCTGGTCCCCGACGATCTCGCCGTGGAACACCCACGCCTTGACGCCGACGACGCCGGCGGTGGTGTGCGCTTCCGCGGTGCCGTAATCGATGTCGGCGCGCAACGTCTGCAGCGGCACGCGACCGTCGCTGTACCACTCGGGGCGGGCCTGCTCGCTCCCGCCGAGGCGGCCCGAGCAGCGGATCTTGACGCCCTTGGCGCCCGACTCCATCGTGCGTTGCACGGCCTGCTTCATGGCGCGGCGGAAGGCGAAGCGGCGCTCGAGTTGGTCGCGGATGCGTTGCGCGACCAGCATCCCGTTCGTGTTCGGGTTGCCGATCTCCTGGACGTTGACGTTGACCGTGCCGCGGATGAGGTCGTCCAGGCGGGCGCGCAGCATCTTGATCGCTTCCCCGCCGCGGCCGATGACGACGCCCGGCTTGGCGGTGTGGATCGTGACGCCGACGTTGTCCGCCGCACGCTCGATCTCGATCTTGGCGATGCCGGCGTGGCCGACCTCCTTCGTGATGAGGCGGCGGACGGTTTCGTCCTCCTCGAGCAACCGCGGGTAGTCGGCCTTGCCGGCGTACCACCGGGCCGAGGCGACCTTGTTGACCCCCAAGCGGAAGCCGAGCGGGTTGACTTTATTGCCCACGGCGTTCCTCCAGCGTGATCGTGATGTGGCTCGTGCGCTTGCGCAGCAGGTCGGCGCGACCGCGCGCCCGCGGCAGGTAGCGCTTGAGCGTCGGGCCGTCGCCGACCTGCGCTTCGGCGACGAACAGGTCGTCCTCGAACATGTCGTGGTTGTTGACGGCGTTCGCCTTCGCGCTCGTGAGGAGCTTCAGGATCGGGGCGGCCGCCCGCTTGTCGGTGAACTTGAGGATCGACTCCGCTTCGCCGACGTCCTTGCCGCGGATCTGGTCGATCACCAGGCGCGTCTTGCGGGGCGTGGCGCGGTGCATGCGGAGCTTGGCGGTGGCGCGCATCAGTCGCCCCGCCCGTGACCGCGGAAGTTGCGGGTCGGCGCGAACTCGCCGAGCTTGTGCCCGACCATGTTCTCCTGCACGAACACCGGCACGTGCTGCTTGCCGTTGTAGACGCCGAGGGTGTGACCGACCATCTCGGGCACCACCGTCGAGCGACGGCTCCACGTCTTGATGACCTTGCGGTCGCCGGACGCGTTGGCGGCGTCGACCTTCTTGAGCAGGTGGCCGTCGACGAACGGCCCCTTCTTCAGGCTGCGGGACATCGTTACCTCCCCTTCCGACGGCGCACGATGAATCGGCTCGACGTCTTGCGGCGGTCGCGGGTCTTGAGGCCCTTCGCCTGCTGGCCCCAGGGGCTGACCGGCGGCCGGCCGCCGCTGCTGCGGCCCTCGCCCCCACCGTGGGGGTGATCGACCGGGTTCATGGCGCGACCGCGCTGGTGGGGCTTGCGCCCGAGCCAGCGGGTACGGCCCGCCTTGCCGCTGACGACGTTCTTGTGTTCGGCGTTCCCGACGGTGCCGACGGTCGCGTAGCACTCGCCGTGCACGCGCCGCAGTTCGCCCGACGGGAGGCGCAACGTGACGTAGGCGCCGTCGCGGCCCTGGATCTGAATGCCGGTGCCGGCGCTACGCCCCACCTGCGCGCCCTTGCCGGGCACCAGCTCGACGGCGTGCACGACCGTCCCGACGGGGACGAAGCGGAGCGGCATGGCGTTGCCGACGACCGGTTCGGCGTCGGGACCGGCCACGATGCGTTCGCCGGCGCGCAACCCGCCGGGCGCGAGCACGTAGCGCTTCTCGCCGTCGAGGTAGTGCAGCAGCGCGATGTGGGCGCTCCGGTTCGGGTCGTACTCGATGCCGGCGACCTTGGCGGGCACGCCCTCCTTGTCGCGGCGACGGAAGTCGATGACGCGGTAGCGGCGCTTGTGACCCCCGCCGCGGAAGCGCGACGTGACGCGCCCCCGGTTGTTGCGCCCGCCGCTCTTCGCGGCCCCCTTGACGAGGGATTTCTCCGGCGCTCCGCGAGTGACCTCCGCGAAGTCGGGGGTCGCCATCGTGCGGCGGGAGGGCGTATACGGACGGTATTTCTTGGTCGGCATGCGCGTCCCTCCCTTAGGTGAGGCCCTCGAGCTGCGCGATGCGCTGCCCGGGCGCGAGCGTGACGATGGCCTTCTTGCGGTCGGCGGTCCGGCCGACGTACCGGCCGGTGCGTTTGGCCTTGCCGCGGACGTTCTGGAGGTTGATCTTGGTGACCTCGACCTCGAAGACCGTCTCGACGGCGTCCTTGATCTGCGTGCGGTTGGCGTCCGGGTGCACGTAGAAGGCGTACTTGCCGGTCTCGATCGCGACGACCGCCTTCTCCGACAGCACCGGGCGCAGGATCACGTCGTGCGGACTCACGAGGCCGCCTCCGTTTCCGCGCCGGCGAACACGGCGGCGTCGGCGATGACGGCGTCGCTACGCAGCACGTCGTAGACGTTGAGGCCGCGCACCGGGAGCACGTCGACCCACGGCAGGTTCCGCGCGGCGCGGCGCGCCAGCTCGTCGTCGGTGACGAGCAGCACGCGCTCCTCGCCGTCGAAGCCGTGCTCCTTCGCCCAGGCGACGAACTCCTTGGTCTTGCCGGAGAGATCGAACGCCTCGACGAGCGTGAGCTTGCCTTCGTTGGCGCGCGCCGCGATCGCCATGTGCAGGCCGAGCCGCCGCACCCGCTTGGGCAGGGTGTAGCCGTAGTCGCGTTCCACGGGCCCGAAGACCGTCCCGCCGCCGACGAAGATCGGCGCCTTGCGGCTGCCGTGGCGGGCGCGGCCGGTGCCCTTCTGCGGGTAGATCTTGGCGGTCGAGCCGGTGACCTTGCCGCGCGTCTGGGTGCGGGCGGTGCCGCGGCGGCGCTTCGCGAGCTGCCAGCGAACGACCTCGTGGAGGACCGACTCCTGGGGTTCGGGCAGGTCCAGCGTCACGGTGCGCTGGCTCCCCACCACGTCGAGCGTGACCGGCATCATGCCCCGCCCTTCCGCGCGGAGCCCTTGACGACGACCAGCGAGCCGTTCGCGCCGGGCACCGCGCCCTTGATCAGCAACACGTTGTCGTCGGGGCGGACCTCAACGACCTCGAGTCCGACGGTCGTCACCGGCCGCGCGCCCATCCGGCCCGCCATCTTGCGGCCCTTGTAGACGCGTCCGGGGGTCTTGCCCGTACCGATCGAGCCGACGGCGCGGTGCTTCTTCTTCGTGCCGTGCGTCGCGGGCAGGCCGCCGAACCCCCAGCGCTTCATGGTGCCGGCGGTGCCGCGCCCCTTGCTGGTGCCGGTGACGTCGATCGTTTCGCCGCCCTCGAAGATCGACACCGTGACGGCGTCCTCCTCGGGCGCGAAGTCGCGC contains:
- the rplN gene encoding 50S ribosomal protein L14 produces the protein MIQQETFLDVADNSGARRIQCIRVLGTGQQFVGGVGDLIVASVKDAIPQGQVKKGEVVRAVVVRTKKEINRKDGSSIRFDGNAAVLVNPQNEPRGTRVFGPVARELREKRFMRIVSLAPEVL
- the rplX gene encoding 50S ribosomal protein L24 is translated as MRLKKGDTVRVIAGKHKGLEGEVIDVRRDAGRIVVEGVNVIKKALRPTQENPRGGFREQEAPIDVSNVQLLDPQTGEPTRVGVQVGEDGVKRRVARKSGVVLDG
- the rpmC gene encoding 50S ribosomal protein L29; the protein is MKPNEVRNLTLEEIEAEVAQRRAELLDLRFQAAVGQASNPRRIREAKREIARLLTVANETRARNGSQA
- the rplF gene encoding 50S ribosomal protein L6; its protein translation is MSRVGLYPIPLPAGVTVRRDGDVVHVEGPKGRLEAPISARITMEESDGVLTFARPSDHPSDRAQHGLARALVANAVAGVSEGFTKTLEIQGVGYRCQMQGNDLELLVGYSHPVIIAAPEGVTIQAPEPTKIEVSGIDKQLVGQVAADIRAVRPPDSYHGKGVRYQGERVRLKAGKAASR
- the rplC gene encoding 50S ribosomal protein L3, producing MKGILGTKVGMTQVWRDERLVPVTVVLAGPCPVVQRKTGERDGYDAVQLGWDDVPAKRLTKPALGHFEAHGVAPQRHLVELRDFAPEEDAVTVSIFEGGETIDVTGTSKGRGTAGTMKRWGFGGLPATHGTKKKHRAVGSIGTGKTPGRVYKGRKMAGRMGARPVTTVGLEVVEVRPDDNVLLIKGAVPGANGSLVVVKGSARKGGA
- the rplB gene encoding 50S ribosomal protein L2, translating into MPTKKYRPYTPSRRTMATPDFAEVTRGAPEKSLVKGAAKSGGRNNRGRVTSRFRGGGHKRRYRVIDFRRRDKEGVPAKVAGIEYDPNRSAHIALLHYLDGEKRYVLAPGGLRAGERIVAGPDAEPVVGNAMPLRFVPVGTVVHAVELVPGKGAQVGRSAGTGIQIQGRDGAYVTLRLPSGELRRVHGECYATVGTVGNAEHKNVVSGKAGRTRWLGRKPHQRGRAMNPVDHPHGGGEGRSSGGRPPVSPWGQQAKGLKTRDRRKTSSRFIVRRRKGR
- a CDS encoding 50S ribosomal protein L23 translates to MSPHDVILRPVLSEKAVVAIETGKYAFYVHPDANRTQIKDAVETVFEVEVTKINLQNVRGKAKRTGRYVGRTADRKKAIVTLAPGQRIAQLEGLT
- the rpsQ gene encoding 30S ribosomal protein S17, coding for MKKVLQGRVVSDAADKTVTVSVERRFKHPLYGKVVSSNKKYLAHDETNAYGVGDLVELTSARPVSKRKRFVVTKLLEKARS
- the rplE gene encoding 50S ribosomal protein L5, which gives rise to MAEAESAAVERIDLPIKAKYQAIRSDLTERHGYANPMAVPRVEKIVLNMGVGDARDDRKVLDRAADDLAKVALQRPVVTKAKKSVSNFKVRTGMPVGLKVTLRRERMWAFLDKLINVALPRVRDFRGISANAFDGRGNYSLGIREQLVFPELSYDSVDAVRGLDVVIVTSAETDEEARSLLELLGMPFRK
- the rplR gene encoding 50S ribosomal protein L18 encodes the protein MNVMTAKRRRTFRTRRNIRTPVDNGRMRLSVFRSARYIYAQVIDDRTGRTLAEANSKALGAKGTKTAQAGEVGKALAERAREAGVTRVVFDRGPYRYHGRVKALADAAREGGLEF
- the rpsS gene encoding 30S ribosomal protein S19 is translated as MSRSLKKGPFVDGHLLKKVDAANASGDRKVIKTWSRRSTVVPEMVGHTLGVYNGKQHVPVFVQENMVGHKLGEFAPTRNFRGHGRGD
- the rplD gene encoding 50S ribosomal protein L4, whose protein sequence is MMPVTLDVVGSQRTVTLDLPEPQESVLHEVVRWQLAKRRRGTARTQTRGKVTGSTAKIYPQKGTGRARHGSRKAPIFVGGGTVFGPVERDYGYTLPKRVRRLGLHMAIAARANEGKLTLVEAFDLSGKTKEFVAWAKEHGFDGEERVLLVTDDELARRAARNLPWVDVLPVRGLNVYDVLRSDAVIADAAVFAGAETEAAS
- a CDS encoding type Z 30S ribosomal protein S14, with the protein product MATKAKIAASKRTPKFSARAVRRCSRCGRTRGYLRDFGLCRICMREMAHKGYLPGVTKSSW
- the rpsH gene encoding 30S ribosomal protein S8; amino-acid sequence: MHSDPIADMLNRIRNAVAVGHAHVDVPASKFKRALAKLLVDEGYLAGLEEVDANGHPNLRIALKYGPKRTPIIHEMTRVSKPGRRAYSKSKDVPVVRGGLGVAVVSTSRGLMADRDARRQGVGGEVVCEVW
- the rplP gene encoding 50S ribosomal protein L16, encoding MLLPKRVKYRKQFRGRMRGATTGGDYVAFGDYALVATEPAWIKSNQIEACRITMSRYFKRGGKIYIRIFPDKPITKKPQEVRMGKGKGAVEFWVAVVKPGRILFEVANVTEEQAREAFRLAGHKLPIATKMVKREIYDEAQ
- the rplV gene encoding 50S ribosomal protein L22, encoding MRATAKLRMHRATPRKTRLVIDQIRGKDVGEAESILKFTDKRAAAPILKLLTSAKANAVNNHDMFEDDLFVAEAQVGDGPTLKRYLPRARGRADLLRKRTSHITITLEERRGQ